A region of Clostridia bacterium DNA encodes the following proteins:
- a CDS encoding ABC transporter ATP-binding protein: MNEQRKLVEIEHLKQYFPAGGFGRKKRFVQAVDDVSFFIYKGETLGLVGESGCGKTTVGRTMLRLYEPTDGRIIYDGNVLFDRQNRIAVDMLPYRRRMQIVFQDPYASLDPRMTIGDIVGESIDIHKLAASKQERRDRIIYLLERVGLNSEHANRYPHEFSGGQRQRVGIARALAVNPEFIVCDEPVSALDVSIQAQVVNMFEDLQREMGLTYLFIAHDLSVVRHISNRIGVMYLGKLVELAESYELITRSAHPYTRSLISAIPVADPITARANKRIVLQGDVPSPVNPPSGCRFRTRCPYADERCAAETPELKEISAGHWAACHHLDKVN; this comes from the coding sequence ATGAATGAGCAGAGAAAGCTCGTTGAGATCGAGCACCTCAAGCAGTATTTCCCCGCCGGCGGCTTCGGCAGGAAAAAGCGCTTCGTGCAGGCGGTGGACGACGTTTCCTTCTTCATCTACAAGGGCGAAACGCTCGGCCTTGTCGGCGAGTCCGGCTGCGGCAAGACGACGGTCGGCCGCACGATGCTCCGCCTTTACGAGCCGACGGACGGCAGGATAATCTACGACGGCAACGTCCTCTTTGACAGACAGAACAGGATAGCGGTCGATATGCTGCCTTACCGCCGCAGGATGCAGATCGTTTTCCAGGACCCCTACGCGAGTCTCGACCCGCGTATGACGATAGGGGACATTGTCGGCGAATCGATAGACATCCACAAGCTCGCCGCCTCCAAGCAGGAACGCCGCGACAGGATAATCTACCTGCTCGAGCGCGTCGGACTCAACAGCGAGCACGCCAACCGCTATCCGCACGAGTTCTCCGGCGGACAGCGCCAGCGCGTCGGTATCGCCAGAGCCCTTGCCGTCAACCCCGAATTCATCGTCTGCGACGAGCCGGTCTCCGCGCTCGACGTGTCGATACAGGCGCAGGTCGTCAATATGTTTGAAGACCTGCAGAGAGAAATGGGGCTTACCTATCTTTTCATAGCCCACGATCTGAGCGTCGTGCGCCATATATCCAACCGCATCGGCGTTATGTACCTCGGCAAGCTCGTGGAGCTTGCGGAAAGCTACGAGCTCATCACCCGCAGCGCCCACCCGTACACCCGCAGTCTTATCTCCGCGATCCCGGTCGCCGATCCGATCACGGCGCGCGCCAACAAGCGCATCGTGCTTCAGGGCGACGTTCCGAGTCCGGTCAATCCGCCCAGCGGATGCCGCTTCCGCACGCGCTGTCCCTACGCGGACGAGCGCTGCGCCGCGGAAACGCCGGAGCTGAAAGAGATCTCCGCCGGGCACTGGGCGGCGTGCCACCACCTCGACAAGGTGAACTGA
- a CDS encoding peptide ABC transporter substrate-binding protein, giving the protein MKVKKILALLLALCMTLALVACGGESGGSEANDDEPTAITVQIGPNPETLDPALNSAVDGGNMLITLFETLLIIDENNAVQPGQAEGYTVSEDGLTWTFTMRDGLKWSDGTDLTAKDFEYTMKRICDPKTAAPYGETVVGMIDGYPDADKLNVKASEDGKTLTIVLSYPCAYFDKIVAFGTMSPVQQATIEANGDAWATKPETYVCNGPYMIKSWTPGERIVCVKNPNYKGGWDTSKIVTDTINFLLIEDSAAAYAAYTSGESLLIKDVPTEEIPSLKKAEDGGDFYVDTILGTYYLNLNCEKEVFKDVNVRKALNLAIDRDYIANTIMQGTYSPAYNFVGPGVSDASGSFFDNAVAANGGSTYISKDYEANKAAAKEAIAAAGYPEGKGFPTITYSTNDSGYHVAVAEYLQQCYKDVLGITMEIEKVEWASFTPQRRAGDYEMARNGWVMDYNDASNMIELLYSTNGNNDGKYNNPAFDKAIDDSKVADQAAHFKALHEAEKIMMEDYANIPVAYYTDFWLQSSTLKGVWHSPYGYWYFQYAYVG; this is encoded by the coding sequence ATGAAGGTAAAGAAAATCCTTGCTCTGCTTCTTGCGCTTTGCATGACCCTCGCGCTCGTCGCCTGCGGCGGCGAAAGCGGCGGAAGCGAAGCCAACGACGACGAGCCCACGGCGATCACCGTCCAGATCGGACCCAACCCCGAGACTCTGGATCCGGCTCTGAACAGCGCCGTTGACGGCGGCAACATGCTGATCACGCTGTTTGAGACCCTGCTCATCATCGATGAGAACAACGCCGTTCAGCCCGGCCAGGCGGAGGGCTATACCGTCAGCGAAGACGGCCTCACCTGGACCTTCACGATGCGTGACGGTCTGAAGTGGAGCGACGGCACCGACCTGACCGCGAAGGACTTCGAGTACACCATGAAGCGCATCTGCGATCCCAAAACCGCGGCGCCCTACGGCGAAACGGTCGTCGGAATGATCGACGGTTATCCCGATGCCGACAAGCTGAACGTCAAGGCCAGCGAAGACGGCAAGACCCTGACCATCGTTCTGTCCTATCCCTGCGCTTACTTTGACAAGATCGTTGCGTTCGGCACGATGAGCCCTGTCCAGCAGGCCACCATCGAAGCCAACGGCGACGCCTGGGCGACCAAGCCCGAGACCTACGTCTGCAACGGCCCGTACATGATCAAGTCCTGGACTCCCGGTGAGCGCATCGTATGCGTCAAGAACCCCAACTACAAGGGCGGCTGGGACACCTCCAAGATCGTGACCGACACCATCAACTTCCTGCTCATCGAGGATTCCGCTGCTGCTTACGCCGCTTACACCAGCGGTGAGTCGCTGCTCATCAAGGACGTCCCGACCGAAGAGATCCCCAGTCTGAAGAAGGCGGAAGACGGCGGCGACTTCTACGTTGACACCATCCTCGGCACCTACTACCTGAACCTCAACTGCGAAAAGGAAGTCTTCAAAGACGTCAACGTCCGCAAGGCGCTGAACCTCGCTATCGACCGTGATTACATCGCCAACACGATCATGCAGGGAACCTATTCTCCCGCTTACAACTTCGTAGGCCCCGGCGTTTCCGACGCGAGCGGCTCCTTCTTTGATAACGCTGTTGCGGCCAACGGCGGCAGCACCTACATCAGCAAGGACTACGAGGCCAACAAGGCGGCCGCGAAGGAAGCTATTGCCGCCGCCGGTTATCCCGAAGGCAAGGGCTTCCCGACCATCACCTATTCCACCAACGATTCCGGCTATCACGTAGCGGTTGCGGAATACCTGCAGCAGTGCTATAAGGACGTCCTCGGCATCACGATGGAGATCGAGAAGGTCGAATGGGCCTCCTTCACTCCCCAGCGCCGCGCCGGCGACTACGAGATGGCCCGTAACGGCTGGGTCATGGATTACAACGACGCCTCGAACATGATCGAGCTGCTTTACTCCACGAACGGCAACAACGACGGCAAGTACAACAACCCCGCGTTCGATAAGGCCATCGACGATTCCAAGGTTGCCGACCAGGCCGCTCACTTCAAGGCCCTCCACGAAGCCGAGAAGATCATGATGGAAGACTATGCGAACATTCCGGTCGCGTACTACACCGACTTCTGGCTCCAGAGCTCCACTCTGAAGGGCGTATGGCACAGCCCCTACGGCTACTGGTACTTCCAGTACGCCTACGTCGGATAA
- a CDS encoding RICIN domain-containing protein gives MKKALSLFSVFVMLFVVFASGVTAFALPTPASASSVASSTVYCMPDNTSSMTIGSIGIETVSVYWAEGNSYYIQYTVSSGAYSGYKRGYVPKSKISVSGVGGINYASFPAHTSSNQTVYNRNTTSSMTIGTVYSTDNITVLQEDGTWYYIQYPITGGYKRGYVPKSTVVAAAAQPSGHLDVVNASLIGGWAWISTSPNTPINVRITITNVVTGAKFEHTVAANQYRSDLVTAGIGNGYHGFSYGVNWNNFPNGTYSVSACGIGGSNPALSNSPRSYNLTSSTCFSNGTYRIKNVNSSKYLDVAGGGTTSGTNVIQFSLNNGTNQQWQVTGLGDGCHVIVPRHTNNEALSVYDNYKDYDNSAGNYIVIETNDYDPITGNKIRVGFQHLDSPSSLGNNDVVSKGQIIGYVGNKGSSATGYHLHLYMMREPNIWTNIGKTVNPQNFYPNISFTGSTGGPYTIG, from the coding sequence ATGAAAAAGGCACTATCTTTATTCTCGGTCTTTGTTATGCTTTTCGTTGTTTTCGCATCCGGCGTTACCGCCTTCGCGCTGCCGACTCCCGCGAGCGCGTCTTCTGTCGCGTCCAGTACCGTGTATTGTATGCCGGATAACACGTCTTCAATGACTATCGGGTCTATCGGGATTGAAACTGTAAGCGTTTATTGGGCGGAGGGGAACAGCTATTATATCCAATATACCGTAAGCAGCGGAGCTTATTCCGGATACAAGCGCGGTTACGTTCCGAAAAGCAAGATCTCTGTTTCCGGAGTAGGCGGCATCAACTACGCGTCATTCCCTGCGCACACTTCCTCTAACCAAACTGTATATAACCGTAATACGACGTCATCTATGACGATAGGCACCGTCTACTCGACCGACAACATAACTGTATTGCAGGAGGATGGGACGTGGTATTATATACAGTACCCGATAACCGGAGGGTATAAGCGCGGCTACGTTCCCAAAAGCACGGTGGTCGCTGCCGCTGCGCAGCCTTCCGGACATCTTGATGTGGTAAACGCTTCTCTGATAGGAGGATGGGCTTGGATAAGCACATCTCCAAATACGCCTATAAATGTTCGCATCACTATAACGAATGTTGTTACCGGGGCGAAGTTTGAACATACTGTTGCTGCAAATCAGTATCGGTCGGATCTGGTTACTGCCGGCATAGGAAACGGGTATCACGGCTTTTCGTACGGAGTTAACTGGAACAACTTCCCGAATGGTACATACTCAGTAAGTGCTTGCGGGATAGGCGGCTCGAATCCTGCTCTATCTAACAGCCCGAGAAGCTATAATCTCACTTCATCAACTTGCTTTAGCAACGGAACGTATCGCATCAAAAACGTCAACAGCTCAAAGTATCTGGACGTTGCCGGCGGCGGTACGACAAGCGGAACAAACGTGATCCAGTTTTCTCTTAATAACGGTACCAATCAGCAGTGGCAGGTGACCGGTTTAGGAGATGGCTGTCATGTGATAGTCCCGAGGCACACGAACAATGAGGCGCTCTCTGTGTATGATAACTATAAGGACTATGATAATAGTGCTGGTAACTATATTGTGATAGAGACTAATGATTATGACCCAATAACTGGTAATAAGATCCGGGTTGGATTTCAGCATTTAGATTCACCGTCTTCTCTTGGAAATAATGATGTCGTATCAAAAGGTCAAATAATAGGTTATGTTGGAAACAAAGGCTCATCTGCTACCGGATATCATCTGCATCTGTATATGATGCGCGAACCGAATATTTGGACAAATATAGGCAAAACCGTCAACCCGCAGAACTTCTATCCCAATATCAGTTTTACCGGTTCCACAGGAGGACCGTATACAATTGGTTAG
- a CDS encoding ABC transporter permease codes for MLKYAVKRIAMGILSIFIVATLTFFLMNMVPGGPFVAEKSISAEAQAALAAKYGLDKPILQRYATYMTDFLKGDMGVSLRQRGRTVSEIIFSKFPVSARLAGIAVLLALLLGIPLGCLSAYNRGKAPDNIIIVLATCGIAIPSFISSVLLLYFLGSKLGIFPTVGLSTAAHYVMPVTALAIYPTAYITRLMRSSLLDVMGQDYIRTAKAKGLSNFKTIFKHALRNAVLPVVTYVGPMLAGLMTGSFVVEKIFTVPGLGGQFVSSIVTRDYTMVMGTTIILATLVIAANVIVDILYKVIDPRINLK; via the coding sequence ATGTTAAAATACGCAGTCAAGCGTATAGCGATGGGAATACTCAGCATCTTTATCGTTGCGACGCTGACGTTCTTCCTTATGAATATGGTACCGGGCGGCCCCTTCGTCGCGGAGAAGTCGATCAGCGCGGAGGCGCAGGCGGCTCTCGCCGCGAAGTACGGGCTGGACAAGCCGATCCTGCAAAGATACGCGACCTATATGACCGACTTCCTGAAGGGCGATATGGGCGTGAGCTTGCGCCAGCGCGGGCGAACGGTTTCCGAGATAATCTTCTCGAAATTTCCGGTCTCCGCGAGACTTGCCGGCATCGCGGTGCTTCTCGCGCTTCTGCTCGGCATACCGCTTGGCTGTCTTTCCGCGTATAACCGCGGCAAGGCGCCGGATAATATCATAATCGTGCTCGCAACCTGCGGAATAGCGATACCGAGCTTTATAAGCAGCGTTTTGCTGTTGTATTTCCTGGGGAGCAAGCTCGGTATCTTCCCGACCGTCGGCCTGAGCACCGCCGCGCATTACGTAATGCCTGTAACGGCGCTCGCGATATACCCGACGGCGTACATAACGCGGCTTATGCGGTCGAGTCTGCTCGACGTTATGGGGCAGGACTATATCCGCACCGCGAAGGCGAAGGGACTGTCGAACTTCAAGACCATATTCAAGCACGCGCTGCGCAACGCGGTGCTTCCGGTCGTTACTTACGTCGGGCCGATGCTGGCCGGACTGATGACCGGTTCCTTCGTCGTGGAAAAAATCTTCACCGTCCCCGGCCTCGGCGGACAGTTCGTTTCATCTATCGTAACCCGTGACTACACCATGGTCATGGGCACTACGATAATCCTCGCGACGCTGGTCATCGCCGCTAACGTGATAGTCGATATACTTTACAAAGTCATCGACCCGCGTATCAATCTTAAATAA
- a CDS encoding ABC transporter ATP-binding protein, with protein MSKKLLEIKDERLSFFTPAGEVKALNGVSFSMDEGEVLGIVGESGSGKSVTAYSIMGLTAFPGKLIGGTIEFNGHQVDQMTEKEFRKMRGNEVSIIFQDPMTSLNPVYTIGNQIVEVILLHTDKTKEEAKARARELLELVGINEPDKRLKQYPHELSGGMRQRVMIAIALACEPKLLIADEPTTALDVTIQAQILELMQELREKLGMSIIMITHDLGVVASMCEKIAVMYAGYIVEYGTADEIFYQPSHEYTKGLINSIPKLTAEDVERLVPIEGQPVDLMNPPAGCPFAPRCASCMKICLREMPPRTDLSETHYSHCWLRQKEALEKGGADDE; from the coding sequence GTGAGTAAAAAGCTTTTGGAAATAAAAGACGAACGCCTGTCCTTCTTCACACCGGCGGGCGAAGTCAAAGCGCTGAACGGCGTTTCCTTCTCGATGGACGAGGGGGAGGTGCTCGGAATAGTCGGCGAGTCCGGCTCCGGCAAATCCGTTACGGCGTATTCGATAATGGGGCTGACCGCCTTCCCCGGCAAGCTCATAGGCGGCACGATAGAATTCAACGGACATCAGGTCGATCAGATGACCGAGAAGGAGTTCCGCAAGATGCGCGGCAACGAGGTCTCCATCATCTTCCAGGACCCGATGACGAGTCTTAACCCCGTATATACGATCGGCAACCAGATCGTCGAGGTCATACTCCTTCACACCGACAAAACGAAGGAGGAGGCGAAGGCGCGCGCCCGCGAGCTGCTTGAGCTCGTCGGCATAAACGAACCCGACAAGCGCCTGAAGCAGTATCCGCACGAGCTTTCCGGCGGAATGCGCCAGCGCGTTATGATCGCGATCGCGCTCGCCTGCGAGCCGAAGCTGCTGATCGCGGACGAACCCACGACCGCGCTCGACGTCACGATCCAGGCGCAGATCCTCGAGCTGATGCAGGAGCTGCGCGAGAAGCTCGGCATGAGCATCATAATGATAACCCACGACCTCGGCGTCGTCGCGAGTATGTGCGAAAAGATAGCGGTCATGTACGCGGGCTACATCGTCGAATACGGCACCGCGGATGAGATCTTCTATCAGCCGAGCCATGAATACACGAAGGGGCTCATCAATTCGATCCCGAAGCTGACCGCCGAGGACGTCGAACGCCTCGTCCCGATCGAGGGACAGCCGGTCGATCTTATGAATCCCCCCGCGGGATGCCCGTTCGCGCCCCGCTGCGCGAGCTGCATGAAGATCTGCCTGCGCGAGATGCCTCCGCGGACGGACTTGAGCGAAACGCATTACAGCCACTGCTGGCTTCGCCAGAAGGAAGCCCTCGAGAAGGGAGGCGCCGACGATGAATGA
- a CDS encoding sigma-70 family RNA polymerase sigma factor: MNDSEIVGLFLERNESAPAEAETKYGNYCLYIARNLLGDEGDAEECLNDALLAAWNSIPPQRPENLKAYLGKLAREAAIDRLRFNNAQKRRPESLASLEEFAGAIPDRDPESVADKVELAAQISEFLRSEGELERNVFIRRYWYYDTIDAICAGYGVGRRRVKTMLKRSRERLAAHLRKEGYNEYI, encoded by the coding sequence GTGAACGATTCCGAAATAGTCGGCTTGTTTCTCGAAAGAAACGAATCGGCGCCCGCCGAGGCGGAGACGAAATACGGGAACTACTGCCTGTATATCGCCCGCAACCTGCTCGGCGACGAAGGCGACGCCGAGGAGTGCCTCAACGACGCGCTGCTCGCGGCGTGGAACTCGATCCCGCCGCAGCGGCCGGAAAATCTGAAGGCGTACCTCGGCAAGCTCGCGCGCGAAGCGGCGATAGACCGCCTGCGCTTCAATAACGCGCAAAAGCGCCGTCCGGAGTCGCTCGCCTCGCTGGAGGAGTTCGCGGGCGCGATCCCCGACCGCGATCCCGAGAGCGTCGCCGACAAGGTCGAGCTCGCGGCGCAGATATCGGAGTTCCTGCGCTCAGAGGGCGAGCTTGAGCGTAACGTCTTCATCCGCCGATACTGGTATTACGATACCATAGACGCGATATGCGCCGGATACGGCGTCGGCAGACGTCGGGTAAAAACGATGCTCAAACGTTCGCGCGAGCGCCTCGCCGCGCATTTGAGAAAGGAAGGTTACAATGAGTATATATAA
- a CDS encoding ABC transporter permease, producing MLVWSVEYEKDGVLCSYEISAANGTLLSVNKTHTDYGVPYEGEPAGCFKHDEEAAIKTALNSGNAERHAVNNLKAELQRKEQFPFIFGTDKLGRDFAVRLMMGTRISLTVGLICAALVLLVGSTFGAVAGFAGGWIDNIMMRFTDILYTIPDILLIIILAMVLREPLKSLSTIGGFRWMQRVGPNLIAIFIVFVLLYWVGMARITRSQVLVLKESEYVTAARALGAGNGRIIRKHLLTNCIGTLIVTTTLQIPSAIFTESYLSFLGLGVAAPMPSLGSLATDAVKGMNTFPHLLLFPAILISITILVFNLFGDGLRDAFDPKLKN from the coding sequence ATGCTGGTCTGGTCGGTGGAGTACGAAAAAGACGGCGTCCTGTGTTCCTATGAGATCTCCGCCGCGAACGGCACTCTGCTCTCCGTCAACAAAACGCATACGGATTACGGCGTGCCTTACGAAGGCGAGCCCGCCGGATGCTTCAAGCACGACGAAGAAGCGGCGATAAAGACGGCGCTCAACTCCGGCAACGCGGAGCGGCACGCGGTAAATAATCTGAAAGCCGAGCTGCAGCGGAAGGAACAGTTCCCGTTCATTTTCGGAACGGATAAGCTCGGGCGCGACTTCGCGGTGCGTCTTATGATGGGCACGCGCATCAGCTTGACCGTCGGACTCATCTGCGCGGCGCTGGTGCTCCTCGTCGGTTCGACCTTCGGAGCCGTTGCGGGCTTCGCGGGCGGCTGGATCGACAACATAATGATGCGCTTCACCGATATCCTTTACACGATACCGGATATTCTGCTTATAATCATTCTCGCGATGGTGCTGCGCGAACCGCTGAAAAGTCTTTCTACCATCGGCGGCTTCCGCTGGATGCAGCGCGTAGGCCCGAACCTCATTGCGATATTCATCGTCTTCGTCCTTCTGTACTGGGTAGGAATGGCGAGGATCACGCGTTCGCAGGTGCTGGTGCTCAAGGAGTCCGAATACGTCACCGCCGCGCGCGCTCTCGGCGCGGGCAACGGCAGGATCATACGCAAGCATCTGCTTACCAACTGCATCGGAACGCTGATAGTCACCACGACGCTTCAGATTCCCTCTGCGATCTTTACCGAGAGTTACCTGAGCTTCCTCGGGCTCGGCGTCGCGGCGCCCATGCCTTCGCTCGGCTCGCTCGCGACGGACGCGGTCAAGGGAATGAACACGTTCCCGCACCTGCTGCTGTTCCCGGCGATACTGATAAGCATAACCATACTCGTTTTCAATCTGTTCGGCGACGGTCTTCGCGACGCCTTCGACCCCAAGCTTAAGAATTGA